The sequence CCTCGAGAACGGTGCCCGGCGCGTCTTCCCGGTCGGGAGCCTGCAGGAGGGCGAGGAGGTCTACGCCCGGGTGGGACCGGAGGCTCTGCGCGGCGGGGAGCAGGGCGCCGAGCGGGTCGAGGGGTACGACTTCGGCCCGCTGCCCGAGGAGTACCCGCCGGAGAAGGTCGCCGGCAGGGACGTCGTCTTCCTCACGACCAACGGGACGAGGGCCATCTCCGAGGTCGCCGCCGCGGACGTCGTCCTCGTCTCCTGCCTGCGCAACGCACCCGCCACGGCGCGCTACCTCGAATCCTCGGGGGCGGAGGCGGTGTACCTGGTGTGCGCCGGATCCGGGGGGCGGTTCGACCTCGAAGATTTCCTCGGGGCCTCGGCGATAGTCTCGCGGCTCGACGTGGGGGAATGGAGCCTCAACGACGCCGCGATCCTGGCACGGGACTGGGCCGGCAGGCTCGAAGACCCGGTGGCGGTGCTCGCCCGCTCGCGCGCCGGTCGGTGGTTCGTCGAGCACGACCGGATCGAGACGCTGCGCTTCGCGGCGGACGTCGGGGCGAGCGAGGCCGTCCTCGAGGTGAGGGACGGCGCTTTGCGCAGGGTCGAGGAGACGGGTGGAGGTTCCCGGGCGGCTGAGGACGAGCAGGGGGTCTGAAATTGGCTGAAACCATAAAGGTGCGCGAGGGCGAGGATTTCGACAGGAAGGCCGTCGAGGAGTATCTGCGGCGGCACATCGAGGGGCTGCCGGAGGGCAGCCTCGAGGTCGAGCAGTTCCCCTCCGGGGCCTCGAACCTGACGTATCTTCTCAGGATAGGCTCCTGGGAGGGTGTGCTCAGGCGGCCGCCGCTCGGCCCCGTCCCCCCGAAGGCGCACGACATGGAGCGCGAGTCGAGGCTGCTCACGCGCCTCAACCCCGTCTACCCGCTTGCCCCGAAGCCCTACTTCTACTGTGAGGACCGATCCGTCATCGGCGCGCCCTTCTACGTCATGGAGCGCAGGCGCGGCATCGTCATAGACGACTCCTTCCCGGAAGGGATGGAGCCCACGCCGGAGCTCTGCAGCGGCATCTCCGAGACGCTCTGCGACACGCTGGTCGGGCTGCACGCCGTCGACTACCAGGCGGCGGGGCTCGGGGACCTGGGGCACCCGGAGGGCTTCCTCGAGCGGCAGGTGGGGGGTTGGATCTCCCGCTACGAGCGGGCGAAGACCGGGGAGATACCCGAGGTCGGGCCCCTGACCCGCTGGCTCGCCTCCGACATCCCCGAGAGTCCCCCGCCGACGATCATCCACAACGACTACAAGCTCAACAACCTCATCCTGGACCCCGAAGACCCCACCGAAGTCCGCGCCGTGCTCGACTGGGAGATGGCCACGGTGGGGGACCCACTCTTCGACCTC is a genomic window of Rubrobacter naiadicus containing:
- a CDS encoding phosphotransferase family protein, with the protein product MAETIKVREGEDFDRKAVEEYLRRHIEGLPEGSLEVEQFPSGASNLTYLLRIGSWEGVLRRPPLGPVPPKAHDMERESRLLTRLNPVYPLAPKPYFYCEDRSVIGAPFYVMERRRGIVIDDSFPEGMEPTPELCSGISETLCDTLVGLHAVDYQAAGLGDLGHPEGFLERQVGGWISRYERAKTGEIPEVGPLTRWLASDIPESPPPTIIHNDYKLNNLILDPEDPTEVRAVLDWEMATVGDPLFDLAVSLSYYVEKDDPPEIKRVLPTVTDAPGFMTREEFMQRYAEKSGRDLSRMHWYRVFGYFKLAVILQQIYVRWVRGQTKDERFATFGDRVKNLILYAYSLSRSS
- a CDS encoding 2-phosphosulfolactate phosphatase; translated protein: MGGEFEAESEGRPLRRLGVLMSRKEIVPERLPGRVAVVIDVFMATTTLLTILENGARRVFPVGSLQEGEEVYARVGPEALRGGEQGAERVEGYDFGPLPEEYPPEKVAGRDVVFLTTNGTRAISEVAAADVVLVSCLRNAPATARYLESSGAEAVYLVCAGSGGRFDLEDFLGASAIVSRLDVGEWSLNDAAILARDWAGRLEDPVAVLARSRAGRWFVEHDRIETLRFAADVGASEAVLEVRDGALRRVEETGGGSRAAEDEQGV